Proteins co-encoded in one Candidatus Limnocylindrales bacterium genomic window:
- a CDS encoding NAD-dependent epimerase/dehydratase family protein: MPDDVFLTGATGLLGNAIARVLVSQGRKVRALVRNTHKAKDIVPAACELVAGDITDAASVVAGARGTSVVYHAAGLPEQWLADVRDFDRVNVDGTRNVVSAAETIGATRFVYASTIDVFRFSPPGIPFDESELDPVPKATAYERSKQAADRLVAAAVATGLPAVFLHPSGIYGPGPLTSPGTNHLIADLVRGKVPMLLPGAIPVVYSDDVALGHVLAETKAAVGARYILSESTHSLTAIAEAVRAATSANGKPSKVPPVMPIAIAKVVASVGEFVSGFTKKPPLLPKGQLEFLQYGAMPSGAKAMRELDWKPRSFEQGVAQTLAFLREHGRI; encoded by the coding sequence ATGCCCGATGACGTCTTTCTGACCGGCGCAACCGGTCTTCTGGGAAACGCGATCGCGCGAGTGCTCGTCTCGCAGGGACGAAAGGTCCGTGCGCTCGTCCGTAACACGCATAAAGCGAAAGACATCGTCCCTGCGGCATGCGAGCTGGTCGCCGGCGACATCACCGATGCGGCGTCGGTCGTCGCCGGTGCGCGTGGCACGAGCGTCGTCTATCACGCGGCCGGCCTGCCCGAGCAGTGGCTTGCCGACGTGCGCGATTTCGATCGCGTCAATGTCGACGGAACCCGCAACGTCGTTTCCGCTGCCGAGACCATCGGAGCAACGCGGTTCGTCTACGCAAGCACGATCGACGTGTTCCGTTTCTCGCCGCCCGGAATTCCGTTCGACGAAAGCGAGCTCGATCCCGTTCCGAAGGCGACAGCGTACGAGCGTTCCAAGCAGGCTGCCGACAGGCTCGTCGCTGCAGCGGTTGCCACGGGTCTGCCGGCCGTCTTCCTTCATCCGTCGGGAATTTACGGTCCCGGCCCGCTGACGTCGCCGGGAACGAATCATCTGATCGCCGACCTGGTGCGCGGGAAAGTTCCGATGCTGCTTCCAGGCGCGATCCCGGTCGTCTATTCCGACGACGTCGCGCTCGGCCACGTGCTTGCGGAAACGAAAGCTGCCGTCGGTGCACGCTACATCCTCAGCGAATCGACGCATTCGCTGACGGCGATTGCCGAAGCCGTGCGCGCCGCGACGAGCGCGAACGGAAAGCCAAGCAAGGTTCCGCCGGTCATGCCGATCGCGATCGCGAAAGTCGTTGCGTCGGTCGGCGAATTCGTCTCCGGATTCACCAAAAAGCCGCCGCTGCTCCCCAAAGGGCAGCTCGAGTTTCTTCAATACGGCGCGATGCCGTCGGGTGCGAAAGCGATGCGCGAGCTCGACTGGAAACCGCGATCGTTCGAACAGGGGGTCGCCCAGACGCTCGCGTTTCTGCGCGAGCACGGCCGCATCTGA
- a CDS encoding nuclear transport factor 2 family protein — protein sequence MGIVENKQVVRSYFDAVNGGDMATITALLDDDASFWVPPSLPDGVEFRGKAMVLKLFTQSVGLYDPDAGLRVEIQLLTAEEDRVAAELIIRGKAAADGRDYENWYHFLFRIRDGHIVEIREHLDSLYAYRTLFIPAGITERSHCRWLP from the coding sequence ATGGGAATCGTCGAGAACAAACAGGTCGTACGAAGCTATTTCGACGCGGTGAACGGGGGCGACATGGCGACGATCACGGCGCTGCTCGACGACGATGCGTCGTTCTGGGTGCCGCCGTCGCTTCCCGACGGCGTCGAGTTCCGCGGCAAGGCGATGGTGCTCAAGCTGTTCACGCAATCGGTCGGTCTTTACGATCCGGACGCGGGTCTTCGCGTCGAGATCCAGTTACTGACCGCAGAAGAAGACCGCGTTGCGGCCGAGCTCATCATTCGCGGAAAGGCAGCGGCCGACGGACGCGACTACGAGAACTGGTATCATTTCCTGTTCCGCATCCGGGACGGGCACATCGTGGAGATCCGCGAGCATCTCGATTCGCTCTACGCATACCGCACACTGTTCATTCCGGCCGGAATCACCGAACGCAGCCACTGTCGCTGGCTGCCGTAA
- a CDS encoding YSC84-related protein — protein MPLILRRHRLCFLLVTVAVALLCVSRSRAATPRDELDDRVRRAGVAFRELREMPDKRIPAELFARSRCVAVIPNVLKAAWFFGGRYGKGVLSCRSKTGEWSPPVIVMMTGGSFGLQFGASSTDVVLFFMTTGSVRSLLSNKVKLSGDAGIAAGPVGRETEAATDAQFTAEIYSYARSRGLFAGISLAGSYIGVHREDTDAYYGQAYSPAGVLFDHKVTSVPKSAWSFLNSLPRPRTAAVAAAKPVEEPVTAPPPKLERIPAPEKPRPVPQAEARPEPRLVPRVEPAPAPRVELRPAPPVSDGVGEPRTDELIPLRPPAPQGPANRQLAPIVPPSKAKSTTSAPLKPPGSAPAVKPVVPAAKPVAPAVKPAAPTAKPLKPPPATPPVQHEPQFEGPPLPPVDVPPTLPPVRLMPPP, from the coding sequence ATGCCCCTGATCCTGCGACGCCATCGTCTCTGTTTTCTGCTGGTGACCGTTGCGGTCGCGCTTCTTTGCGTTTCACGGTCGCGGGCCGCAACACCGCGCGACGAGCTCGACGATCGCGTACGGCGCGCCGGTGTCGCATTCCGCGAGCTGCGCGAGATGCCCGACAAGAGAATTCCCGCCGAGCTGTTCGCGCGCAGCCGGTGCGTCGCGGTCATTCCGAATGTGCTCAAAGCCGCGTGGTTCTTCGGCGGACGCTACGGCAAGGGCGTCCTCAGCTGCCGCTCGAAGACAGGAGAATGGAGCCCGCCGGTCATCGTGATGATGACCGGAGGAAGCTTCGGCCTGCAGTTCGGTGCGAGCTCGACCGACGTCGTGCTGTTCTTCATGACGACCGGCAGCGTGCGCTCGCTGCTGTCGAACAAGGTCAAGCTCTCGGGCGATGCGGGGATCGCCGCCGGACCGGTCGGCCGAGAGACCGAAGCGGCAACCGACGCACAGTTTACAGCCGAGATTTATTCGTACGCGCGCTCGCGCGGACTGTTCGCCGGCATCTCGCTGGCCGGCAGCTACATCGGCGTTCATCGCGAGGACACCGACGCGTACTACGGCCAGGCGTATTCGCCGGCGGGCGTGCTGTTCGACCACAAGGTGACCAGCGTTCCGAAGTCGGCGTGGTCGTTCCTGAACTCGCTTCCGCGACCGCGCACCGCTGCTGTGGCCGCTGCAAAGCCGGTCGAAGAGCCCGTGACAGCACCGCCTCCGAAGCTCGAACGAATTCCTGCACCGGAGAAGCCCCGTCCGGTACCGCAGGCAGAAGCGAGGCCCGAGCCGCGACTCGTACCGCGAGTCGAACCAGCACCGGCACCGCGAGTGGAATTACGGCCCGCGCCGCCGGTTTCAGACGGAGTGGGCGAGCCGCGAACCGACGAGCTCATTCCGCTGAGACCGCCTGCGCCGCAAGGTCCGGCCAACCGGCAGCTCGCACCGATCGTGCCGCCATCGAAAGCGAAGTCGACGACGTCTGCGCCTCTCAAGCCTCCCGGTTCTGCGCCCGCTGTGAAGCCGGTTGTGCCGGCCGCAAAGCCGGTCGCTCCCGCGGTCAAACCGGCCGCTCCGACGGCAAAGCCGCTGAAGCCGCCGCCGGCAACTCCGCCCGTGCAGCACGAGCCGCAGTTCGAGGGGCCGCCGCTGCCGCCCGTCGACGTGCCTCCGACGTTACCGCCGGTCAGGTTGATGCCGCCGCCCTAG
- a CDS encoding WHG domain-containing protein — protein sequence MAYHHGDLRRALLEGALELLAEGGPSHLTLRGAARRAGVSVAAPYRHFADKRALLAAVAADGFAALQRASEEAVDRAGDDPIQRFVAHGLAYVRFAVDNPAQYRVMFGPELADKRIHEDLYRTARGAYDGLRATLTYCADAGVFRSEDIELRAMRAWALVHGLASLFLDGQLNVEDVVSKDVFLARVGEVFGLEQAVFESAPDGLPRRRKPAL from the coding sequence ATGGCATATCACCATGGAGATCTGCGCCGCGCGCTGCTCGAAGGCGCGCTCGAGCTGCTGGCCGAAGGCGGCCCGTCGCATCTGACGCTGCGCGGGGCGGCCCGGCGCGCCGGCGTTTCGGTGGCCGCACCGTACCGGCACTTTGCCGACAAACGTGCGCTGCTTGCCGCCGTAGCCGCCGACGGCTTCGCGGCGCTGCAGCGGGCCAGTGAGGAAGCGGTCGACCGGGCAGGCGACGATCCGATTCAGCGCTTTGTCGCGCACGGCCTCGCCTACGTTCGCTTCGCCGTCGACAATCCCGCGCAGTATCGCGTGATGTTCGGCCCCGAGCTCGCGGACAAGCGGATTCACGAAGATCTGTATCGCACGGCACGCGGCGCATATGACGGCCTTCGTGCCACGCTGACGTACTGTGCCGATGCGGGAGTGTTCCGCAGCGAGGACATCGAGCTGCGTGCAATGCGGGCCTGGGCGCTCGTGCACGGGCTCGCATCGCTGTTCCTCGATGGCCAGCTCAACGTCGAGGATGTGGTTTCCAAGGACGTCTTCCTCGCACGGGTGGGAGAAGTGTTCGGGCTTGAACAGGCTGTTTTCGAATCTGCACCGGACGGTCTTCCTCGCCGCCGGAAGCCGGCGTTATAA
- a CDS encoding DEAD/DEAH box helicase: METLGFHPLVRRWFESSFRAPTAIQREGWRSISSGRDTLIAAPTGSGKTLAAFLWSLDELVREAASGTLEDAIHTVYVSPLKALGNDIEKNLALPLAGIRTLADEAGVALSEIRVAVRTGDTSQRERQVQLRRPPHVLITTPESLYILLTAAGSRRLLAGARRVIVDEIHAIAQDKRGLHLALSLERLDENAGRPLPRIGLSATQKPIDEVARLLVGSARLDDAGNARCAIVDSGHRRPLDLRIEIPDFEIGPIASHELHAAIHDRIATLAGEHRSTIVFVNTRRLVERVAHALGERLGKDKVAAHHGSLSREARLDAEQKLKSGEVPVVVATASLELGIDVGHVDLVCQIGVPRAISTFLQRVGRSGHWLGAVPRGIVFPVTRDELLQAGAIVRAVYAGELDALKIPPPARDVLAQQIVASVAASEMDVDRMFDLVRRAFPYREITRAEFDAIVEMLSEGVSSRRGRRGAHLHFDRVNGVLRPRRGARLAAITSGGAIPDTADYDVVLEPEGTFLGKVNEDFAVESLAGDIFQLGNHSWRVKRVEFGRIRVDDAGVLPPTIPFWLGEGPGRTRELSAAVADLRVEIAARRSDIEEATRWLVAETRVSREAAMQMIAYVSEGIAMLGAVPTLDTVIAERFFDEAGGMQLVIHAPFGARVNRALGLALRKRFCVSFDFELQAAATDDGVLLSLGEQHSFPLDSVFSFVRSSTFRDDLVQAALQSPMFMNRWRWNASRALVLMRFRAGKKVPLAIQRMQSEDLLAAVFPESTGCQDNRMNGHIDVPDHPLVAETIDDCLNEAMDADGLALVLEAIESGRIRTIAVETPAPSPFAHEILGAGPYAYLDDAPLEERRARAVSLRRTDGVSGGEIGALDKAAIDEVRRQAWPEAATTEEVHDTLLTLGVLPLRDASAWQARLEELLSSSRATRIVLGGRAAAFVATERVRLVRLLFPDAVFEPAVPDISIPSLPGGEPDDESAALEIVRGWMHSVGPVTARALAARIGINETRIMAALARLESQGCVLQGSFTDEAPGETEWCERGLLARIHRLTVGRLRREIEPVSAADFMRFLLRWQHVQEGTRLHGREGVRSIVAQLGGLELPATSWERDVLPARIEKYDGNDLEQLCLAGEVAWGRLVPTLTEDDDTLHAPVRRRRSRGPTRSAPIAFCLRADLPELLAPIPAMMRPQDSLSSPAAAVLEVLETRGASFLSDIARSTGKLAGEVEDALWELVACGLVTGDGLAGLRALLLPDDKKRGRREPRAEHGRDGAAAALGLRGARLRAVGGQSTRRSLPVGRWSLLRADFAEPVADDEADARTATRLLHRYGVVFRDVVTRERGLPPWRRILWALRRMEARGVVRGGRFVSGFVGEQFALPHAVDALRAVRRDSASDQIAIVAAADPLNLVGVLLPGPRISPFSTSVIAYRDGNVIEVGELGEVRSRLQGFGGRFAEPTPRRRR, translated from the coding sequence GTGGAGACGCTCGGATTCCATCCTCTGGTGCGGCGCTGGTTCGAATCATCGTTCCGAGCGCCCACAGCCATCCAGCGCGAAGGCTGGCGCAGCATCTCGAGCGGCCGCGATACGCTCATTGCCGCTCCGACCGGCTCCGGAAAGACTCTGGCCGCGTTCCTGTGGTCGCTCGACGAGCTGGTCCGGGAGGCGGCCTCCGGCACTCTCGAGGACGCGATCCACACCGTCTACGTCTCTCCGCTGAAAGCCCTCGGAAACGATATCGAGAAGAACCTGGCGCTGCCGCTGGCCGGAATCCGGACCCTGGCCGACGAGGCCGGCGTCGCGCTCTCCGAGATCCGCGTGGCGGTGCGTACCGGCGATACGTCGCAGCGCGAGCGCCAGGTCCAGCTGCGCCGCCCGCCGCACGTGCTGATCACCACGCCCGAGTCGCTCTACATCCTGCTGACCGCCGCCGGCAGCCGCAGGCTGCTGGCCGGAGCGCGCCGCGTGATCGTCGACGAGATTCACGCCATCGCCCAGGACAAGCGCGGCCTGCACCTCGCGCTGTCGCTCGAGCGCCTCGACGAGAATGCCGGCCGTCCGCTGCCGCGCATCGGCCTTTCGGCTACGCAGAAACCGATCGACGAAGTCGCCCGCCTGCTGGTCGGCAGCGCGCGTCTCGACGACGCCGGAAACGCGCGCTGTGCGATCGTCGACAGTGGTCACCGCAGGCCGCTCGACCTGCGCATCGAGATTCCCGACTTCGAAATCGGCCCGATCGCGAGCCACGAGCTGCACGCGGCGATCCACGACCGCATCGCCACGCTCGCCGGCGAGCACCGCTCGACGATCGTCTTCGTCAACACCAGGCGTCTCGTCGAGCGCGTCGCGCATGCGCTCGGCGAGCGCCTCGGCAAGGACAAGGTCGCCGCACACCACGGCAGCCTTTCGCGCGAAGCGCGTCTCGACGCCGAGCAGAAGCTCAAGTCCGGCGAGGTTCCGGTCGTGGTCGCGACCGCGTCGCTCGAGCTCGGCATCGACGTCGGTCACGTCGACCTCGTCTGCCAGATCGGCGTGCCGCGCGCGATTTCGACGTTTCTCCAGCGCGTCGGCCGTTCCGGTCACTGGCTCGGCGCCGTGCCGCGCGGAATCGTTTTTCCGGTCACGCGCGACGAGCTGCTGCAGGCCGGCGCGATCGTGCGCGCGGTCTACGCCGGAGAGCTCGATGCGCTGAAGATCCCGCCGCCGGCGCGCGACGTGCTCGCGCAGCAGATCGTTGCAAGCGTGGCTGCGAGCGAGATGGACGTGGACCGCATGTTCGATCTCGTCCGGCGCGCATTTCCGTATCGCGAGATTACGCGGGCCGAGTTCGACGCGATCGTCGAGATGCTGTCCGAAGGCGTCTCCAGCCGGCGCGGCCGCCGCGGCGCGCATCTGCACTTCGATCGGGTCAACGGCGTGCTGCGGCCGCGCCGCGGCGCACGGCTTGCCGCGATCACGTCGGGCGGCGCGATTCCCGACACCGCCGACTACGACGTCGTGCTCGAGCCGGAAGGAACGTTCCTCGGCAAGGTCAACGAAGACTTCGCGGTCGAGAGCCTTGCCGGCGACATCTTCCAGCTCGGCAATCATTCGTGGCGCGTAAAGCGCGTCGAGTTCGGCCGCATCCGCGTCGACGACGCCGGCGTGCTGCCGCCGACGATCCCGTTCTGGCTCGGCGAAGGTCCGGGCAGAACCCGTGAGCTGTCGGCCGCCGTCGCCGACCTGCGCGTCGAGATTGCAGCCCGTCGCAGCGACATCGAGGAAGCGACGCGCTGGCTGGTTGCCGAGACCCGCGTCTCGCGCGAAGCCGCCATGCAGATGATCGCGTACGTCAGCGAAGGCATCGCGATGCTCGGCGCGGTTCCGACGCTCGACACCGTCATCGCCGAACGGTTCTTCGACGAAGCCGGCGGCATGCAGCTCGTGATCCACGCGCCGTTCGGCGCGCGCGTCAACCGCGCGCTCGGGCTCGCGCTGCGCAAGCGGTTCTGCGTCTCGTTCGATTTCGAGCTGCAGGCGGCTGCAACCGACGACGGCGTGCTGCTTTCGCTCGGCGAGCAGCACAGCTTCCCGCTCGATTCGGTGTTCTCGTTCGTGCGCTCCAGCACGTTCCGCGACGATCTCGTGCAGGCCGCGCTGCAGTCGCCGATGTTCATGAACCGCTGGCGGTGGAACGCGAGCCGCGCGCTCGTGCTGATGCGCTTCCGCGCCGGCAAGAAGGTGCCGCTCGCGATCCAGCGCATGCAGTCGGAAGACCTGCTGGCCGCCGTGTTCCCCGAATCGACCGGCTGCCAGGACAACCGCATGAACGGGCACATCGACGTGCCCGATCATCCGCTCGTCGCGGAAACCATCGACGATTGCCTGAACGAGGCGATGGATGCCGACGGACTGGCACTGGTGCTCGAGGCGATCGAGAGCGGCCGCATCCGTACGATCGCCGTCGAGACACCGGCGCCGTCGCCGTTCGCGCACGAGATTCTCGGCGCGGGCCCGTACGCGTACCTCGACGATGCTCCGCTCGAGGAACGCCGCGCTCGGGCCGTTTCGCTGCGCCGCACCGACGGCGTCTCGGGCGGCGAGATCGGTGCGCTCGACAAGGCCGCCATCGACGAGGTCCGCCGCCAGGCCTGGCCCGAAGCCGCGACCACCGAGGAAGTGCACGATACGCTGCTCACGCTCGGCGTGCTGCCGCTGCGCGACGCATCGGCGTGGCAGGCGAGACTCGAAGAGCTCTTGTCGTCGAGCCGGGCGACGCGGATTGTGCTCGGCGGACGCGCCGCGGCGTTCGTCGCGACCGAGCGCGTGCGCCTCGTGCGCCTGCTGTTCCCGGATGCGGTCTTCGAGCCGGCCGTTCCCGATATTTCGATCCCGTCCCTTCCCGGCGGCGAGCCGGACGACGAGAGCGCGGCGCTCGAAATCGTTCGCGGGTGGATGCACAGCGTCGGACCGGTCACGGCGCGCGCGCTGGCTGCGCGCATCGGCATCAATGAAACGCGCATCATGGCCGCTCTCGCCCGCCTCGAATCCCAGGGATGCGTGCTGCAGGGAAGCTTCACCGACGAAGCGCCGGGCGAGACAGAATGGTGCGAGCGCGGGCTGCTCGCCCGGATCCACCGTCTCACCGTCGGACGGCTGCGGCGCGAGATCGAACCGGTCAGCGCGGCCGATTTCATGCGCTTCCTGCTTCGCTGGCAGCACGTGCAGGAAGGCACACGGCTGCACGGCCGCGAGGGCGTGCGCAGCATCGTCGCGCAGCTTGGCGGCCTCGAGCTGCCGGCAACGTCGTGGGAGCGCGACGTGCTGCCGGCGCGCATCGAAAAGTACGACGGCAACGACCTCGAGCAGCTTTGCCTCGCCGGCGAAGTCGCGTGGGGACGCCTCGTGCCAACGCTGACCGAGGACGACGATACGCTGCACGCGCCGGTGCGCAGGCGACGGTCGCGCGGACCCACGCGCTCGGCGCCGATCGCGTTCTGCCTGCGCGCGGACCTTCCGGAGTTGCTCGCGCCGATTCCTGCGATGATGCGCCCGCAGGATTCGCTGTCATCACCGGCCGCGGCCGTGCTCGAGGTTCTGGAGACACGCGGCGCATCATTTCTGTCCGACATCGCGCGCTCGACCGGCAAGCTCGCCGGCGAGGTCGAGGACGCGCTGTGGGAGCTGGTCGCGTGCGGCCTCGTCACCGGCGACGGCCTGGCGGGGCTTCGTGCGCTGCTGCTTCCGGACGACAAAAAGCGCGGCCGGCGCGAGCCGCGTGCGGAGCATGGTCGCGACGGCGCCGCCGCAGCGCTCGGCCTTCGCGGCGCCCGGCTGCGTGCAGTCGGCGGGCAGTCGACGAGGCGCTCGCTTCCGGTCGGACGGTGGTCGCTGCTGCGCGCCGATTTCGCCGAGCCGGTCGCCGACGACGAGGCCGACGCGCGCACCGCGACGAGGCTGCTGCACCGCTACGGCGTCGTGTTCCGCGACGTCGTCACGCGCGAGCGCGGGCTTCCGCCGTGGCGCCGCATCCTGTGGGCTCTGCGGCGAATGGAAGCACGCGGCGTCGTTCGCGGCGGGCGCTTCGTATCGGGCTTCGTCGGAGAGCAGTTCGCGCTGCCGCACGCGGTCGATGCGCTGCGCGCCGTGCGCCGCGACAGTGCTTCCGACCAGATCGCGATCGTCGCGGCCGCCGACCCGCTGAACCTCGTCGGCGTGCTGCTGCCCGGCCCGCGCATCTCGCCGTTCAGCACCAGCGTCATCGCGTACCGCGACGGCAACGTGATCGAGGTCGGCGAGCTCGGCGAAGTGCGAAGCCGGCTTCAGGGTTTCGGCGGCCGCTTCGCCGAGCCGACTCCGCGACGACGGCGCTGA